Proteins encoded together in one Cyanobacterium sp. T60_A2020_053 window:
- a CDS encoding glycosyltransferase family 2 protein, with product MTNLSISAVICTYNREEYLRGALDSLLHQDLANYEIIVVDNASTDGTADIVKSYSDNPKVKYVYEPKLGLSVARNTGVINATGEIVAYLDDDAIAPSHWLPTLLEVFENDSDVVIAGGKVKLILPEPYTELPAWISEQMAGALGLYDLGDEMIAIHDASFTPRGLNYGFRRSFWQEVGGFDVKFDRVGNNLLSNGDLVFTELALKMERKVMYIPTAEVGHNVQPERLTKEWFKSRSWWQGISEYYRQQGKNVTKNKQFLGSLERIIRGSYKSIKYINNPSTRFENILYVYGQFGYLSKLLKIGKR from the coding sequence ATGACAAATCTTTCCATCAGTGCGGTAATTTGTACATACAACCGAGAAGAATATTTGCGAGGGGCGCTGGATAGTTTACTCCATCAAGATTTGGCTAATTATGAAATTATTGTGGTGGATAATGCTTCAACTGATGGCACTGCCGATATAGTGAAATCTTATTCAGATAATCCCAAAGTAAAATATGTTTATGAGCCAAAATTAGGGTTATCCGTGGCACGAAATACGGGGGTAATTAATGCTACTGGTGAGATAGTGGCTTATCTCGATGATGATGCCATAGCGCCCTCCCACTGGTTACCAACATTATTAGAGGTATTTGAAAATGATTCTGATGTAGTTATTGCTGGAGGTAAAGTTAAATTAATACTACCTGAACCTTATACTGAACTACCAGCATGGATTTCAGAGCAAATGGCAGGGGCGCTGGGTCTTTATGACTTAGGTGATGAAATGATAGCCATTCATGATGCCAGTTTCACACCTAGGGGCTTAAACTACGGTTTTCGTCGTAGTTTTTGGCAAGAAGTGGGCGGTTTTGATGTGAAATTTGACCGAGTTGGAAATAACTTATTATCCAATGGTGACTTAGTCTTTACCGAATTAGCCTTAAAGATGGAAAGAAAAGTTATGTATATCCCCACCGCTGAGGTAGGGCATAATGTACAACCAGAAAGATTAACGAAAGAATGGTTCAAAAGTCGTAGTTGGTGGCAAGGTATCAGCGAATATTATCGCCAACAAGGTAAGAATGTAACTAAAAACAAGCAATTTTTAGGCTCTTTAGAAAGAATTATACGAGGTTCATATAAAAGTATAAAATATATTAATAATCCTAGCACCAGATTTGAAAACATCTTGTATGTTTATGGTCAATTTGGTTATCTTAGTAAACTGTTAAAGATAGGCAAAAGATAA
- a CDS encoding DUF502 domain-containing protein, whose protein sequence is MLERLKQNLKNDLIAGLLVVIPLATTIWLSYVIANWAIKFLTKIPKQINPFDGLNPLLTNFLNFVVGLTVPLAFILLIGLMARNIVGRWLLDVGERILQAIPLAGAVYKTLKQILETLFQDSQTKFRRVVVIEYPREGLWTMGFVTGKVSTVIQGSFEQPMLSVFVPTTPNPTSGWYVIVPEDGVTNVDLSIEDAFRVLISGGIVNPDNPNPNATTPKKIKSPLDLIPIKTVTEGEQHLS, encoded by the coding sequence GTGTTAGAACGCCTAAAACAAAATTTAAAAAATGATTTAATTGCTGGGTTATTAGTAGTGATTCCTTTAGCGACAACCATTTGGTTAAGCTATGTTATCGCTAACTGGGCAATTAAATTTTTAACTAAAATACCTAAACAAATTAACCCTTTTGACGGACTCAATCCCCTTCTCACTAATTTTCTTAATTTTGTGGTGGGTTTAACTGTGCCTTTAGCATTTATTCTCCTTATCGGTTTGATGGCGCGCAATATTGTCGGGCGCTGGTTGTTGGATGTTGGCGAAAGAATATTACAGGCAATTCCTCTTGCTGGTGCGGTTTATAAGACTCTCAAGCAAATTTTAGAAACTCTTTTCCAAGACTCTCAAACTAAATTTCGTCGGGTAGTAGTTATCGAGTATCCTAGAGAGGGTTTATGGACGATGGGATTTGTGACGGGTAAAGTTAGTACGGTAATTCAAGGTAGTTTTGAACAACCGATGTTAAGTGTTTTTGTGCCAACTACTCCTAATCCTACCTCTGGTTGGTATGTAATTGTACCTGAAGATGGTGTTACTAATGTAGATTTATCCATTGAGGATGCTTTTCGAGTTTTAATTTCGGGAGGTATTGTTAACCCTGATAATCCAAATCCTAATGCCACTACTCCTAAAAAAATTAAGTCTCCCCTTGACTTGATTCCCATTAAAACTGTTACAGAGGGAGAACAACATTTAAGCTAA